In the Sphingomonas sp. LM7 genome, one interval contains:
- a CDS encoding protein arginine N-methyltransferase, giving the protein MTDLASPDQLTEARAALAEAMALHEQGNLEGAEAGYRTVLAQGYRAAEVLPLLAGLLGNLSRPEDALAAWDQLLAIEPDHAVALHEQGLTLHWLGRTAEAIATLERACAIDPDNPIAIGNLAVVLADAGRNLEAIRHFRRALSLQPDNLHLRHQVRRLGSRSVPFWHIPMMNDVPRNDAFEAAIKAAIGAAGPAARVLDIGAGSGLLSLMAARAGAQNVVACEMEPMIADMAQQIVARNGYADRITVHAKPSTELAIGAELDAPADILVSEILSSDLLTEKVLDTFEDAHRRLLAPDAIVIPRAASAMGCLVASENLAGYSFVGAVSGFDLSAFTAFAPQRLPIHGTMTAWDRLSDDLELVRLDLTQKKHDATLARLRIKVTASGRAIGIVQWMHIDLWQGVAFDNHPDRYTDGGWLQVLHSFPEPIDVVAGETLDIAVGHDRITLILLPLAEARA; this is encoded by the coding sequence GTGACCGACCTGGCTTCCCCCGACCAGCTGACCGAGGCGCGCGCGGCGCTTGCCGAAGCGATGGCGCTGCACGAACAGGGGAATCTCGAAGGCGCCGAAGCGGGCTATCGTACGGTGCTGGCGCAGGGGTATCGCGCGGCAGAAGTGCTGCCTTTGCTGGCGGGCCTGCTCGGGAATCTCTCGCGCCCCGAAGACGCCCTCGCCGCGTGGGACCAGCTTCTCGCAATCGAGCCCGACCATGCCGTGGCGCTGCACGAACAGGGGCTCACCCTGCACTGGCTCGGCCGCACCGCCGAGGCGATCGCCACGCTCGAGCGCGCCTGCGCGATCGACCCCGACAATCCGATCGCGATCGGTAACCTGGCCGTGGTCCTGGCAGATGCCGGGCGAAACCTGGAAGCGATCCGGCACTTCCGCCGCGCGCTTTCGCTGCAGCCCGACAATCTGCACCTGCGCCATCAGGTTCGACGGCTCGGCTCGAGATCGGTGCCCTTCTGGCACATTCCGATGATGAACGACGTGCCGCGCAACGACGCGTTCGAGGCCGCCATAAAGGCCGCGATCGGCGCCGCCGGCCCAGCGGCGCGGGTGCTCGATATCGGCGCGGGCAGCGGTCTGTTGTCGCTGATGGCCGCGCGGGCCGGGGCACAAAACGTCGTGGCGTGCGAAATGGAGCCGATGATCGCCGACATGGCGCAGCAGATCGTCGCCCGGAACGGCTATGCCGATCGCATCACGGTCCACGCCAAGCCTTCGACCGAGCTCGCCATTGGCGCGGAGCTCGACGCGCCGGCGGATATCCTGGTCTCGGAAATCCTCTCGAGCGATCTACTGACGGAGAAGGTGCTCGACACGTTCGAGGACGCGCATCGCCGCCTGCTCGCGCCCGACGCGATCGTGATACCGCGCGCGGCGAGTGCGATGGGATGCCTTGTGGCGAGCGAGAACCTGGCCGGCTATTCCTTTGTCGGCGCGGTTTCGGGGTTCGATCTCTCCGCCTTCACTGCCTTCGCGCCGCAGCGCCTGCCAATCCACGGCACGATGACCGCATGGGACCGCCTGTCGGACGATCTGGAATTGGTACGCCTCGACCTGACGCAGAAGAAACATGACGCCACGCTCGCGCGGCTGCGGATAAAGGTCACCGCGAGCGGGCGTGCCATCGGCATCGTCCAGTGGATGCACATCGATCTGTGGCAAGGCGTGGCGTTCGACAACCACCCCGACCGCTACACCGATGGCGGGTGGCTACAGGTCCTGCACAGCTTTCCTGAACCGATCGATGTGGTGGCGGGCGAGACGCTCGATATCGCGGTCGGCCATGATCGGATCACGCTGATCCTGTTGCCGCTCGCCGAGGCGCGCGCGTAG
- a CDS encoding NAD-dependent succinate-semialdehyde dehydrogenase, giving the protein MFTSINPATGEAGETFKELDADGIELALTRAQTCYQSWRTSPLEQRTALLGAIADQWEANKQHLAEMAVKEMGKTITGALAEVEKCISGFRHYAERGPGYLEPSEVTTPTGRAVARWLPMGPVLAVMPWNFPYWQVIRFLAPTIMAGNVALLKHASSVQGCAALMQQLASAAGAPDGLFQNLAIKSDKVSDIIADKRVVAVTLTGSEGAGAKVAAAAGKALKKVVLELGGSDPLIVMPSADLDLAAKTAVTARVQNAGQSCICAKRMIVHAEVYDAFLEKFSTGMKAVKIGDPMARDTGMGPLSSEAQRDTVLEQVERATAAGATLLFGAEKIAREGAWMTPGVLVGLDPESDVAKEEIFGPVAAVYKADDIDAAIALANDVPYGLGSAVWTNDEEEIERFARDIQSGMTAVNALLASTPEAPFGGVKLSGHGRELGPWGMHEFMNLKAVMYGAGKPGD; this is encoded by the coding sequence ATGTTCACCAGCATCAATCCCGCGACCGGCGAGGCCGGCGAGACCTTCAAGGAGCTCGACGCGGACGGCATCGAACTGGCGCTGACGCGCGCGCAGACCTGTTACCAGTCGTGGCGTACTTCGCCGCTGGAGCAGCGCACTGCTTTGCTAGGCGCGATCGCCGACCAGTGGGAGGCGAACAAGCAGCATCTCGCCGAGATGGCGGTCAAGGAAATGGGCAAGACGATCACCGGCGCGCTCGCCGAGGTCGAGAAGTGCATTTCGGGGTTCCGGCACTATGCCGAGCGGGGTCCGGGCTATCTGGAGCCGAGCGAAGTCACGACCCCGACTGGCCGCGCGGTGGCGCGCTGGCTGCCGATGGGGCCGGTGCTGGCGGTGATGCCGTGGAATTTCCCGTACTGGCAGGTGATCCGCTTCCTCGCGCCGACGATCATGGCGGGCAATGTGGCGCTGTTGAAGCATGCGTCGAGCGTGCAGGGCTGCGCGGCGCTGATGCAGCAGCTGGCGAGCGCGGCGGGCGCGCCCGACGGACTGTTCCAGAACCTGGCGATCAAGTCCGACAAGGTTTCCGATATCATCGCCGACAAGCGCGTGGTCGCGGTGACGCTGACCGGCAGCGAAGGCGCGGGTGCCAAGGTGGCGGCGGCGGCAGGCAAGGCGCTCAAGAAAGTGGTGCTCGAGCTGGGCGGATCGGACCCGCTGATCGTGATGCCCTCGGCCGATCTCGACCTGGCGGCGAAGACTGCGGTGACTGCGCGGGTACAGAATGCCGGGCAGAGCTGCATCTGCGCCAAGCGGATGATCGTCCATGCGGAGGTGTATGACGCGTTTCTGGAGAAGTTCTCCACGGGGATGAAGGCCGTGAAGATCGGCGACCCGATGGCGAGGGACACCGGCATGGGGCCGCTTTCGAGCGAGGCGCAGCGCGACACGGTGCTGGAGCAAGTCGAGCGGGCGACGGCGGCGGGGGCGACCTTGCTGTTCGGTGCCGAGAAGATCGCGCGCGAGGGCGCGTGGATGACGCCGGGGGTACTGGTCGGGCTCGATCCGGAGAGCGACGTGGCGAAGGAGGAGATTTTCGGGCCGGTCGCGGCGGTCTACAAGGCCGACGATATCGACGCTGCGATCGCGCTGGCGAACGACGTGCCCTATGGGCTGGGCTCGGCGGTGTGGACCAACGACGAGGAAGAGATCGAGCGGTTTGCGCGGGATATCCAGTCGGGGATGACCGCAGTGAATGCGTTGCTCGCCTCGACACCGGAGGCGCCGTTCGGGGGCGTGAAGCTGTCCGGGCACGGGCGGGAGCTCGGGCCGTGGGGGATGCACGAGTTCATGAACCTGAAGGCGGTGATGTACGGCGCGGGGAAGCCGGGGGACTGA
- a CDS encoding exodeoxyribonuclease VII small subunit, producing MADEAQISELSFEDALKELERIVGRLESGDAQLQEAIDLYERGDQLRRQCAARLDAAQSRIEAIRTDAQGRAAGTAPFAAA from the coding sequence ATGGCAGACGAAGCGCAAATCTCCGAACTCTCGTTCGAGGACGCCCTCAAGGAACTCGAACGGATCGTCGGGCGGCTCGAAAGCGGCGACGCGCAGCTCCAGGAGGCGATCGACCTCTATGAGCGCGGCGACCAGCTCCGCCGCCAATGCGCCGCCCGGCTCGATGCCGCCCAGTCGCGCATTGAGGCGATCCGCACCGATGCGCAGGGCCGGGCCGCCGGCACCGCGCCGTTCGCGGCCGCCTGA
- a CDS encoding polyprenyl synthetase family protein, which yields MAGVADASLALQAALRQVSTEIDRQFDLLLAIPDDPRQGLYRAMRHAAIGGGKRLRPLLVFGTAGLFGVDRAAIARVATALECIHVYSLIHDDLPAMDDDDLRRGKPTVHKAFDEATAILAGDCLHALAFELLASEATHPDPFVRIELVGALAHASGPAGMAGGQMMDLEAEKASYDLTTVTRLQAMKTGALISCAVESGAILGRLPPEGRTGLRGYARDVGLAFQIADDILDAEGDEELAGKKLRKDEAAGKETFLSLLGLDRAREQARLLVDQAIAHLKPYGAEADLLRDIARYTLERDR from the coding sequence TTGGCGGGCGTGGCCGATGCGTCCCTCGCGCTCCAGGCAGCGCTGCGGCAGGTCTCCACCGAGATCGACCGCCAGTTCGATCTGCTGCTGGCGATCCCCGACGATCCCCGCCAGGGCCTGTACCGCGCGATGCGCCACGCCGCGATCGGCGGCGGCAAGCGGCTGCGGCCGCTGCTCGTGTTCGGCACTGCGGGGCTGTTCGGCGTCGATCGCGCGGCCATCGCCCGCGTCGCTACCGCGCTCGAATGCATTCATGTCTATTCGCTGATCCACGACGATCTGCCCGCGATGGACGATGACGATTTGCGCCGCGGCAAGCCGACGGTGCATAAGGCATTCGACGAGGCGACGGCGATCCTGGCCGGCGATTGCCTCCACGCATTGGCGTTCGAATTGCTCGCCTCCGAAGCTACCCATCCCGATCCTTTCGTCCGCATCGAGTTGGTCGGCGCACTCGCCCATGCTTCGGGACCCGCGGGCATGGCCGGCGGGCAGATGATGGATCTGGAGGCCGAGAAGGCCAGCTACGATCTGACCACCGTTACCCGGCTGCAGGCGATGAAGACCGGCGCGCTGATCTCATGCGCAGTCGAATCGGGCGCAATCCTCGGCCGTCTCCCGCCAGAGGGGCGCACCGGGCTGCGCGGCTATGCCCGCGATGTCGGCCTCGCCTTCCAGATCGCCGACGACATCCTCGATGCCGAGGGCGACGAGGAACTGGCCGGCAAGAAGCTGCGCAAGGACGAAGCGGCGGGCAAGGAGACGTTCCTCTCCCTGCTCGGTCTCGATCGCGCCCGCGAACAGGCACGCCTGCTCGTCGATCAGGCGATCGCCCACCTCAAGCCCTATGGCGCCGAGGCGGACCTGCTGCGCGACATCGCCCGCTACACGCTGGAGAGAGACCGATGA
- the coaD gene encoding pantetheine-phosphate adenylyltransferase produces the protein MRTGVYPGTFDPITRGHMDIIRRGAKLVDRLVIGVTTNPSKSPMFSIEERMEMVKRETADIEGDIRVVSFDSLLMDFAERSGASMIVRGLRAVADFEYEYQMAGMNQQLNHRIETVFLMADVSLQPIASRLVKEIALYGGAIHKFVSAAVEADVARRVSEIGRKGS, from the coding sequence ATCCGCACCGGCGTCTACCCCGGCACCTTTGATCCGATCACCCGCGGCCATATGGACATCATCCGCCGCGGCGCGAAGCTGGTCGACCGGCTGGTGATCGGGGTGACCACCAATCCGTCCAAGTCGCCGATGTTCAGCATCGAAGAGCGGATGGAGATGGTGAAGCGCGAGACCGCCGACATCGAAGGCGACATCCGTGTCGTCAGCTTCGATTCGCTGCTGATGGACTTCGCCGAGCGCTCGGGCGCCAGCATGATCGTCCGCGGCCTGCGCGCCGTCGCCGATTTCGAGTATGAATATCAGATGGCGGGGATGAACCAGCAGCTCAACCACCGCATCGAGACGGTGTTCCTGATGGCCGATGTGTCGCTCCAGCCGATCGCCAGCCGCTTGGTCAAGGAAATCGCGCTCTATGGCGGCGCGATCCACAAGTTCGTCAGCGCCGCAGTCGAGGCCGATGTCGCCCGCCGCGTCTCGGAGATCGGCCGCAAGGGGTCCTGA
- a CDS encoding peptidylprolyl isomerase: MRFVAALAAAAAMLIAMPAAAQKGPAAKPEIETFKGVAADPKAAIATAVAADPENTWILDLSSGGRVTIRLRPDVAPKMVAQVKTLTRRKFYDGVIFHRVIDGSENMAQGGDPTGTGGGESDLPDVPAEFNNLPHVRGAVSAARTKEPDSANSQFFIMFGPRLGFDHDYTVFGRVSEGMQWVDKIERGEPPASPTRIVHAYIAADNPPAYQPAPVVAPALPEGETKVTLPQ; the protein is encoded by the coding sequence ATGCGTTTCGTTGCCGCCCTGGCCGCTGCTGCCGCCATGTTGATTGCCATGCCCGCCGCCGCGCAGAAGGGCCCTGCCGCCAAGCCCGAAATCGAGACGTTCAAGGGCGTCGCCGCCGATCCCAAGGCTGCGATCGCAACTGCTGTTGCCGCGGATCCCGAGAATACCTGGATCCTCGATCTGTCTTCGGGCGGCCGCGTCACTATCCGCCTGCGCCCCGATGTCGCGCCCAAGATGGTCGCGCAGGTCAAGACGCTCACTCGCCGCAAATTCTATGACGGCGTCATCTTCCACCGCGTGATCGACGGTTCGGAGAACATGGCGCAGGGCGGCGACCCGACCGGCACCGGCGGCGGCGAATCCGACCTTCCCGACGTTCCTGCCGAGTTCAACAACCTGCCGCACGTCCGCGGCGCGGTCTCGGCGGCGCGTACCAAGGAACCGGACAGCGCCAACAGCCAGTTCTTCATCATGTTCGGCCCGCGCCTCGGCTTCGACCATGACTATACCGTGTTCGGCCGCGTCTCGGAGGGCATGCAATGGGTCGATAAGATCGAGCGCGGCGAGCCGCCCGCATCCCCGACCCGCATCGTCCACGCCTATATCGCCGCCGACAATCCTCCGGCGTATCAGCCGGCCCCGGTCGTCGCGCCCGCGCTTCCGGAGGGCGAGACCAAGGTCACGCTGCCGCAATAA
- the queA gene encoding tRNA preQ1(34) S-adenosylmethionine ribosyltransferase-isomerase QueA produces the protein MKVDLFDFELPSERIALRPAAPRDSARLLVLDRAGTHDASVGNLPSFLHSGDLLVFNDTRVIPAQLEGLRGEARIGATLHKREGPRRWRAFIRNAKKLREGESVDFGQGVTALASDRAGDGSFVLDFAGEEPVELLLERCGRMPLPPYIASKRPTDARDADDYQTMFASRPGAVAAPTAALHFTPELLAALDAAGIGHTTLTLHVGAGTFLPVKAEDTADHKMHAEWGRIDAATADRLNAVRAAGGRVIAVGTTSLRLIESAAGEDGVIRPFDGDTAIFITPGYRFRGIDGLVTNFHLPRSTLFMLVSALMGRERMQAAYAHAIAADYRFYSYGDASLLLP, from the coding sequence GTGAAGGTCGATCTTTTCGATTTCGAGCTGCCGTCCGAACGGATCGCGCTGCGCCCCGCGGCGCCGCGCGATTCCGCGCGCCTGCTGGTGCTCGATCGGGCCGGCACGCACGATGCTTCGGTCGGCAACCTGCCCTCGTTCCTGCACAGCGGCGACCTGCTCGTGTTCAACGACACCCGCGTCATCCCCGCGCAGCTCGAGGGGCTTCGCGGCGAGGCGCGCATCGGCGCGACGCTGCATAAGCGGGAGGGGCCGCGCCGCTGGCGCGCCTTCATCCGCAATGCCAAGAAGCTGCGCGAAGGCGAGAGCGTCGATTTCGGCCAGGGCGTGACTGCGCTGGCGTCGGACCGCGCCGGGGATGGCAGCTTCGTGCTCGACTTCGCCGGCGAGGAGCCGGTGGAGCTGCTCCTCGAACGCTGCGGCCGGATGCCGCTCCCGCCCTATATCGCCTCGAAGCGCCCCACCGATGCGCGCGATGCCGACGATTACCAGACGATGTTCGCCAGCCGGCCCGGCGCCGTCGCCGCGCCCACTGCTGCGCTGCATTTCACGCCCGAACTGCTCGCCGCGCTCGACGCCGCCGGCATCGGCCACACCACGCTGACGCTGCACGTCGGCGCGGGCACCTTCCTGCCGGTGAAGGCGGAGGATACTGCCGACCACAAGATGCACGCGGAATGGGGCCGCATCGACGCCGCCACTGCCGACCGGCTCAACGCGGTTCGTGCCGCGGGCGGGCGGGTGATCGCGGTCGGCACCACCAGTCTGCGCCTGATCGAAAGCGCCGCGGGCGAGGACGGCGTCATCCGGCCGTTCGACGGCGACACCGCGATCTTCATCACCCCGGGCTACCGGTTCAGGGGCATCGACGGGCTCGTCACCAATTTTCACTTGCCACGCTCGACCTTGTTCATGCTGGTATCGGCGCTGATGGGGCGCGAGCGCATGCAGGCGGCCTATGCCCATGCGATTGCCGCCGACTATCGCTTCTACAGCTATGGCGACGCCAGCC